Proteins from a genomic interval of Fundulus heteroclitus isolate FHET01 chromosome 21, MU-UCD_Fhet_4.1, whole genome shotgun sequence:
- the nktr gene encoding NK-tumor recognition protein isoform X1 — protein MGVKDRPQCYFDVELNREPVGRIVFQLFSDVCPKTSKNFLCLCTGEKGTGKVTGKKLCYKGSTFHRVVKKFMIQGGDFTEGNGRGGESIYGGYFEDENFILKHDRAFLLSMANRGKNTNGSQFFITTKMAPHLDGVHVVFGLVISGFEVIKKIEKLKTDSASRPYADVRVVDCGQLITKSANDVLEGKRKRTSSLNSNDSFRFSLSESESEEKLNYQKQLTKGKQSKKKRKEGKKVKKTETVPSKQRSVEKEMAEGESKPEEEKESGGKREKLVVRPEEIPPVPENRFLLRRDMPAQEDKAEAVEKEESGPSADQKPAVTKSGRKIRGRGTIRYHTPTRSKSRSTSVEEREGSETPPHWKVETKRTKVFPPLSPERWSKGDKLKERSSSKWDNRSDSPRSQSGERSSDQSSERSSQRRLPNKEKKRAKHKKKAKKRKHGKKKSSKNKSREQHESEGEKSASSARRSRSRTPSRSTSSEHPPSSKRRRRSSPSFSKSYSRSYTSSRSRSQGKSRSYSRSRSFSRSGSRSFSRSGSLSYSQSRSRSRSRYRSRSRSFSQSRSRSRSRYTSRSRSLSSRKRSLSRSPRKRKTTKAKPDVMIPAPGKVQDKKITAVPILPAVRVTERVPVIPLSDSPPPSRWKPDQKPWKPSYFHIQEIKAKVAASKPSTTAPAADSFSEKAKTSVTAKAAAEDVPDKAALKTTHSPRSRSSRSKSFSRSRSPSSSRSPSRSAEPYRSRSSSSNGSISEKEQTGGSNKRNSLDREWKEYYSSLNRIKNLDKYITVHKSGDGLSGSEKEMSGERSPAVGVSVENKRDNSEETKRNVPLPVESFNSRSEWDSDSDKVSQSNAATEKQAAQCGTTLSAGWNSDGEPETVTSKRAAGSEKEEGEASSESDYEALKNTSIAATELANKAAAASSSCPSDDGAQRELERKKSKKKAKRKRKHKRKGEGKTSSHHGKDKAKKSKRKHQKLKETFHWQPPLEFDEEEEEDDAKRERRSPGRELAAHPGDDLSKKDQNSTDLKKRPAVEEETELRSKESYVENKSPSEQAAHGNSAKNQDSLDDMEICTPEHNVEIIEHPVTPDLPSAAAKLTPGSALKPAQAASTDGVLPQSRAQPEITAAAAAAQGEEPPGRAAINFKWKPLKRMTAVPEVTVQAVVEKSKPANESAQRLAAQGVKMEIKSKNRVRPGSLFDEVRKTVRLNQRPRNQESSSDESSPSAGKARGASRSPKKSSSLSRKSRSGSSHRSRSRGWSRSSSRSRSRSRSYSYSSRSRSRSRRTRRRGRSRSRSSTYRSYSRHSRSYSRSPSRSRSHHRHRRSRSDSYDSYSSRSVSRRRGRRRSESYRSSEHRSRSSRSSSRSSSRHRSRSSRYS, from the exons ATGGGGGTAAAAGACCGCCCGCAGTGTTACTTTGATGTGGAACTCAACCGGGAGCCAG TTGGACGCATCGTCTTTCAGCTTTTCTCAGATGTTTGTCCCAAGACAAGCAAAAACTTCCTTTGTTTGTGCACTG GTGAAAAGGGAACCGGGAAAGTCACAGGGAAAAAGCTGTGTTACAAAGGCTCCACATTTCACAGAGTGGTGAAAAAATTCATGATTCAGGGAGGCGACTTCACAGAAG GAAATGGAAGAGGAGGGGAATCCATATATGGTGGCTACTTTGAAG ATGAGAATTTCATTCTCAAACACGACCGAGCCTTCCTGCTGTCCATGGCCAACCGCGGGAAGAACACCAACGGCTCGCAGTTTTTTAT CACAACTAAAATGGCACCTCACCTTGATGG CGTCCATGTCGTCTTCGGTCTCGTCATCTCTGGGTTTGAAGTGATCAAGAAGATCGAGAAACTGAAGACGGACTCAGCTAGCAGACCCTACGCTGATGTGAGAGTGGTGGACTGTGGCCAGCTGATCACCAAATCTGCTAATGACG TGCTCGAGGGAAAGCGGAAAAGAACTTCATCCCTCAACTCCAACGACTCGTTCCGTTTTTCCTTGTCTGAAAGTGAATCAGAAGAAAAGCTCAACTATCAAAAGCAGCTGACGAAAGGTAAAcagtctaaaaagaaaaggaaggaaggaaaaaaggtcAAGAAAACAGAGACTGTCCCTTCCAAGcaaag GTCTGTCGAAAAAGAGATGGCCGAAGGTGAAAGTAAACCTGAAGAGGAGAAGGAGTCAGGTGGGAAGAGGGAGAAGCTTGTTGTTCGACCGGAGGAAATCCCGCCTGTGCCGGAGAATCGCTTCCTGCTGCGCCGCGACATGCCAGCGCAGGAGGATAAAGCCGAGGC TGTCGAGAAAGAAGAAAGTGGTCCTTCAGCTGACCAGAAACCAGCCGTGACGAAGTCTGGACGGAAGATCAGAGGCAGAGGAACCATC AGATATCACACCCCTACAAGGTCCAAATCACGGTCTACATCTGTCGAGGAGCGCGAAGGCAGTGAAACTCCGCCACATTGGAAAGTGGAGACAAAGAGAACCAAAGTTTTTCCTCCCCTGAGCCCGGAGAGGTGGAGCAAAGGAGATAA ACTTAAAGAGCGTTCCTCGAGCAAGTGGGATAATAGAAGCGACTCTCCTCGGTCCCAGTCTGGAGAACGTTCCTCAGACCAGAGCTCTGAGAGGTCAAGCCAGCGCCGGCTGCcaaacaaagagaagaaaagagccaaacacaagaagaaagccaaaaAGCGCAAACATGGCAAGAAGAAAAGCTCCAAGAACAAATCTCGAGAACAGCACGAGTCGGAGGGAGAAAAGTCCGCGTCTTCAGCTAGGAGGTCCAGATCCCGCACACCGAGCAGGTCTACCTCAAGTGAGCATCCTCCTTCCAGCAAGAGGAGACGCCGGTCCTCCCCGTCTTTCTCCAAATCCTACTCTAGGTCCTACACATCGAGTCGATCCCGATCCCAAGGAAAATCCAGGTCTTATTCGCGGTCCAGAAGCTTCTCTAGATCAGGAAGCCGATCTTTTTCTAGATCCGGGTCTCTGTCCTATTCTCAGTCCCGGTCAAGATCACGGTCGAGGTACAGGTCACGATCTCGGTCGTTTTCTCAGTCCAGGTCCAGATCACGGTCGAGATACACATCCAGATCCCGATCTTTGTCCTCCCGAAAGAGGAGTTTATCTAGATCTCCAAGGAAGAGGAAGACGACCAAAGCCAAGCCGGACGTCATGATCCCTGCGCCTGGGAAGGTCCAGGACAAGAAGATCACAGCCGTTCCCATCCTACCAGCAGTCCGGGTGACCGAAAGGGTCCCTGTGATCCCGCTGAGCGACAGTCCTCCTCCGTCCCGCTGGAAGCCAGACCAAAAGCCCTGGAAGCCCTCCTACTTTCATATTCAAGAAATCAAAGCTAAAGTTGCGGCCAGTAAGCCGTCTACCACTGCGCCCGCAGCGGACAGCTTCTCGGAGAAAGCCAAGACCTCGGTTACGGCAAAGGCCGCGGCAGAGGACGTTCCAGACAAGGCGGCACTCAAAACTACGCACAGCCCACGCAGCCGGTCCTCCAGAAGCAAGTCCTTCAGTCGCTCCAGGAGCCCGAGCTCTAGCAGGTCCCCGTCCAGATCAGCCGAGCCGTACCGCAGCAGGTCGTCGTCCAGCAACGGATCGATCTCTGAAAAGGAGCAGACAGGTGGCAGCAACAAGAGGAATTCGTTAGACAGAGAATGGAAGGAGTACTACAGCTCTCTGAACAGAATCAAGAATTTAGACAAGTATATCACAGTTCACAAGAGTGGAGATGGGCTCTCGGGTTCAGAAAAGGAGATGAGCGGCGAGCGCAGCCCTGCCGTCGGCGTCTCGGTGGAGAACAAAAGGGACAACTCGGAGGAGACGAAGCGAAACGTTCCGCTGCCGGTAGAAAGCTTCAACAGCCGCTCCGAGTGGGACAGCGACAGCGACAAGGTGAGCCAGAGCAACGCCGCCACCGAGAAGCAAGCCGCTCAGTGCGGCACGACGCTGTCGGCTGGGTGGAATTCAGACGGAGAGCCGGAGACGGTCACCAGCAAACGAGCGGCGGGGTcggaaaaagaggaaggagaGGCCAGCTCCGAGTCGGACTACGAGGCTTTGAAAAACACATCCATAGCAGCGACGGAGCTGGCGAACAAAGCCGCGGCGGCGTCCTCTTCTTGTCCCTCGGACGACGGCGCTCAAAGGGAGCTGGAGCGCAAGAagagcaagaagaaagccaaacGGAAGCGTAAACACAAGAGGAAAGGGGAGGGCAAGACCAGCTCCCATCACGGCAAGGACAAAGCTAAAAAGTCCAAGAGGAAACACCAGAAGCTCAAAGAGACCTTCCACTGGCAGCCGCCGCTCGAGTTCgacgaggaggaagaggaggacgacGCTAAACGGGAGAGACGCAGCCCTGGCAGAGAGCTTGCAGCGCATCCTGGGGACGATTTGAGCAAAAAGGACCAGAATTCAACCGATTTGAAAAAGAGGCCCGCAGTAGAAGAAGAGACTGAGCTGAGATCCAAAGAAAGCTACGTTGAAAACAAAAGTCCCTCCGAGCAAGCCGCCCACGGGAACAGTGCGAAGAACCAAGATTCTTTAGATGATATGGAGATCTGCACTCCGGAGCACAACGTGGAGATCATTGAACATCCCGTCACGCCCGATCTGCCCAGCGCCGCCGCTAAATTAACCCCAGGTTCTGCCTTGAAGCCGGCACAAGCGGCGAGCACCGACGGCGTGTTGCCTCAGAGCAGAGCGCAGCCCGAAATCACCGCCGCAGCCGCCGCAGCGCAGGGTGAGGAACCTCCTGGCAGAGCCGCCATCAATTTCAAATGGAAGCCGCTGAAACGCATGACGGCCGTGCCGGAGGTGACCGTCCAGGCGGTCGTGGAGAAAAGCAAACCGGCCAACGAGAGCGCGCAGCGCCTCGCGGCACAGGGCGTGAAGATGGAGATAAAGAGCAAGAACCGCGTCCGACCGGGTTCCCTGTTCGACGAGGTCCGCAAGACGGTGCGGCTCAACCAGAGGCCCAGAAACCAGGAGAGCTCCAGCGACGAAAGCTCCCCGTCTGCGGGGAAGGCCAGAGGCGCGTCCCGCTCGCCAAAGAAGTCCAGCTCCCTGTCGAGAAAGTCTCGCTCCGGTTCCAGCCACCGGTCGCGCTCCCGAGGCTGGTCCCGCTCCTCCAGCAGATCCAGAAGTCGATCTCGCAGCTACAGCTACTCCTCCAG GAGCCGCAGTCGGAGTCGGAGGACCCGGAGACGGGGAAGGTCTCGCTCTCGCAGCAGCACATACCGCAGCTACAGCAGGCACAG TCGGTCGTACAGTAGAAGTCCCTCCAGGAGCCGCTCACATCATCGCCACAGGAGGTCCAG
- the nktr gene encoding NK-tumor recognition protein isoform X3, with translation MAPHLDGVHVVFGLVISGFEVIKKIEKLKTDSASRPYADVRVVDCGQLITKSANDVLEGKRKRTSSLNSNDSFRFSLSESESEEKLNYQKQLTKGKQSKKKRKEGKKVKKTETVPSKQRSVEKEMAEGESKPEEEKESGGKREKLVVRPEEIPPVPENRFLLRRDMPAQEDKAEAVEKEESGPSADQKPAVTKSGRKIRGRGTIRYHTPTRSKSRSTSVEEREGSETPPHWKVETKRTKVFPPLSPERWSKGDKLKERSSSKWDNRSDSPRSQSGERSSDQSSERSSQRRLPNKEKKRAKHKKKAKKRKHGKKKSSKNKSREQHESEGEKSASSARRSRSRTPSRSTSSEHPPSSKRRRRSSPSFSKSYSRSYTSSRSRSQGKSRSYSRSRSFSRSGSRSFSRSGSLSYSQSRSRSRSRYRSRSRSFSQSRSRSRSRYTSRSRSLSSRKRSLSRSPRKRKTTKAKPDVMIPAPGKVQDKKITAVPILPAVRVTERVPVIPLSDSPPPSRWKPDQKPWKPSYFHIQEIKAKVAASKPSTTAPAADSFSEKAKTSVTAKAAAEDVPDKAALKTTHSPRSRSSRSKSFSRSRSPSSSRSPSRSAEPYRSRSSSSNGSISEKEQTGGSNKRNSLDREWKEYYSSLNRIKNLDKYITVHKSGDGLSGSEKEMSGERSPAVGVSVENKRDNSEETKRNVPLPVESFNSRSEWDSDSDKVSQSNAATEKQAAQCGTTLSAGWNSDGEPETVTSKRAAGSEKEEGEASSESDYEALKNTSIAATELANKAAAASSSCPSDDGAQRELERKKSKKKAKRKRKHKRKGEGKTSSHHGKDKAKKSKRKHQKLKETFHWQPPLEFDEEEEEDDAKRERRSPGRELAAHPGDDLSKKDQNSTDLKKRPAVEEETELRSKESYVENKSPSEQAAHGNSAKNQDSLDDMEICTPEHNVEIIEHPVTPDLPSAAAKLTPGSALKPAQAASTDGVLPQSRAQPEITAAAAAAQGEEPPGRAAINFKWKPLKRMTAVPEVTVQAVVEKSKPANESAQRLAAQGVKMEIKSKNRVRPGSLFDEVRKTVRLNQRPRNQESSSDESSPSAGKARGASRSPKKSSSLSRKSRSGSSHRSRSRGWSRSSSRSRSRSRSYSYSSRSRSRSRRTRRRGRSRSRSSTYRSYSRHSRSYSRSPSRSRSHHRHRRSRSDSYDSYSSRSVSRRRGRRRSESYRSSEHRSRSSRSSSRSSSRHRSRSSRYS, from the exons ATGGCACCTCACCTTGATGG CGTCCATGTCGTCTTCGGTCTCGTCATCTCTGGGTTTGAAGTGATCAAGAAGATCGAGAAACTGAAGACGGACTCAGCTAGCAGACCCTACGCTGATGTGAGAGTGGTGGACTGTGGCCAGCTGATCACCAAATCTGCTAATGACG TGCTCGAGGGAAAGCGGAAAAGAACTTCATCCCTCAACTCCAACGACTCGTTCCGTTTTTCCTTGTCTGAAAGTGAATCAGAAGAAAAGCTCAACTATCAAAAGCAGCTGACGAAAGGTAAAcagtctaaaaagaaaaggaaggaaggaaaaaaggtcAAGAAAACAGAGACTGTCCCTTCCAAGcaaag GTCTGTCGAAAAAGAGATGGCCGAAGGTGAAAGTAAACCTGAAGAGGAGAAGGAGTCAGGTGGGAAGAGGGAGAAGCTTGTTGTTCGACCGGAGGAAATCCCGCCTGTGCCGGAGAATCGCTTCCTGCTGCGCCGCGACATGCCAGCGCAGGAGGATAAAGCCGAGGC TGTCGAGAAAGAAGAAAGTGGTCCTTCAGCTGACCAGAAACCAGCCGTGACGAAGTCTGGACGGAAGATCAGAGGCAGAGGAACCATC AGATATCACACCCCTACAAGGTCCAAATCACGGTCTACATCTGTCGAGGAGCGCGAAGGCAGTGAAACTCCGCCACATTGGAAAGTGGAGACAAAGAGAACCAAAGTTTTTCCTCCCCTGAGCCCGGAGAGGTGGAGCAAAGGAGATAA ACTTAAAGAGCGTTCCTCGAGCAAGTGGGATAATAGAAGCGACTCTCCTCGGTCCCAGTCTGGAGAACGTTCCTCAGACCAGAGCTCTGAGAGGTCAAGCCAGCGCCGGCTGCcaaacaaagagaagaaaagagccaaacacaagaagaaagccaaaaAGCGCAAACATGGCAAGAAGAAAAGCTCCAAGAACAAATCTCGAGAACAGCACGAGTCGGAGGGAGAAAAGTCCGCGTCTTCAGCTAGGAGGTCCAGATCCCGCACACCGAGCAGGTCTACCTCAAGTGAGCATCCTCCTTCCAGCAAGAGGAGACGCCGGTCCTCCCCGTCTTTCTCCAAATCCTACTCTAGGTCCTACACATCGAGTCGATCCCGATCCCAAGGAAAATCCAGGTCTTATTCGCGGTCCAGAAGCTTCTCTAGATCAGGAAGCCGATCTTTTTCTAGATCCGGGTCTCTGTCCTATTCTCAGTCCCGGTCAAGATCACGGTCGAGGTACAGGTCACGATCTCGGTCGTTTTCTCAGTCCAGGTCCAGATCACGGTCGAGATACACATCCAGATCCCGATCTTTGTCCTCCCGAAAGAGGAGTTTATCTAGATCTCCAAGGAAGAGGAAGACGACCAAAGCCAAGCCGGACGTCATGATCCCTGCGCCTGGGAAGGTCCAGGACAAGAAGATCACAGCCGTTCCCATCCTACCAGCAGTCCGGGTGACCGAAAGGGTCCCTGTGATCCCGCTGAGCGACAGTCCTCCTCCGTCCCGCTGGAAGCCAGACCAAAAGCCCTGGAAGCCCTCCTACTTTCATATTCAAGAAATCAAAGCTAAAGTTGCGGCCAGTAAGCCGTCTACCACTGCGCCCGCAGCGGACAGCTTCTCGGAGAAAGCCAAGACCTCGGTTACGGCAAAGGCCGCGGCAGAGGACGTTCCAGACAAGGCGGCACTCAAAACTACGCACAGCCCACGCAGCCGGTCCTCCAGAAGCAAGTCCTTCAGTCGCTCCAGGAGCCCGAGCTCTAGCAGGTCCCCGTCCAGATCAGCCGAGCCGTACCGCAGCAGGTCGTCGTCCAGCAACGGATCGATCTCTGAAAAGGAGCAGACAGGTGGCAGCAACAAGAGGAATTCGTTAGACAGAGAATGGAAGGAGTACTACAGCTCTCTGAACAGAATCAAGAATTTAGACAAGTATATCACAGTTCACAAGAGTGGAGATGGGCTCTCGGGTTCAGAAAAGGAGATGAGCGGCGAGCGCAGCCCTGCCGTCGGCGTCTCGGTGGAGAACAAAAGGGACAACTCGGAGGAGACGAAGCGAAACGTTCCGCTGCCGGTAGAAAGCTTCAACAGCCGCTCCGAGTGGGACAGCGACAGCGACAAGGTGAGCCAGAGCAACGCCGCCACCGAGAAGCAAGCCGCTCAGTGCGGCACGACGCTGTCGGCTGGGTGGAATTCAGACGGAGAGCCGGAGACGGTCACCAGCAAACGAGCGGCGGGGTcggaaaaagaggaaggagaGGCCAGCTCCGAGTCGGACTACGAGGCTTTGAAAAACACATCCATAGCAGCGACGGAGCTGGCGAACAAAGCCGCGGCGGCGTCCTCTTCTTGTCCCTCGGACGACGGCGCTCAAAGGGAGCTGGAGCGCAAGAagagcaagaagaaagccaaacGGAAGCGTAAACACAAGAGGAAAGGGGAGGGCAAGACCAGCTCCCATCACGGCAAGGACAAAGCTAAAAAGTCCAAGAGGAAACACCAGAAGCTCAAAGAGACCTTCCACTGGCAGCCGCCGCTCGAGTTCgacgaggaggaagaggaggacgacGCTAAACGGGAGAGACGCAGCCCTGGCAGAGAGCTTGCAGCGCATCCTGGGGACGATTTGAGCAAAAAGGACCAGAATTCAACCGATTTGAAAAAGAGGCCCGCAGTAGAAGAAGAGACTGAGCTGAGATCCAAAGAAAGCTACGTTGAAAACAAAAGTCCCTCCGAGCAAGCCGCCCACGGGAACAGTGCGAAGAACCAAGATTCTTTAGATGATATGGAGATCTGCACTCCGGAGCACAACGTGGAGATCATTGAACATCCCGTCACGCCCGATCTGCCCAGCGCCGCCGCTAAATTAACCCCAGGTTCTGCCTTGAAGCCGGCACAAGCGGCGAGCACCGACGGCGTGTTGCCTCAGAGCAGAGCGCAGCCCGAAATCACCGCCGCAGCCGCCGCAGCGCAGGGTGAGGAACCTCCTGGCAGAGCCGCCATCAATTTCAAATGGAAGCCGCTGAAACGCATGACGGCCGTGCCGGAGGTGACCGTCCAGGCGGTCGTGGAGAAAAGCAAACCGGCCAACGAGAGCGCGCAGCGCCTCGCGGCACAGGGCGTGAAGATGGAGATAAAGAGCAAGAACCGCGTCCGACCGGGTTCCCTGTTCGACGAGGTCCGCAAGACGGTGCGGCTCAACCAGAGGCCCAGAAACCAGGAGAGCTCCAGCGACGAAAGCTCCCCGTCTGCGGGGAAGGCCAGAGGCGCGTCCCGCTCGCCAAAGAAGTCCAGCTCCCTGTCGAGAAAGTCTCGCTCCGGTTCCAGCCACCGGTCGCGCTCCCGAGGCTGGTCCCGCTCCTCCAGCAGATCCAGAAGTCGATCTCGCAGCTACAGCTACTCCTCCAG GAGCCGCAGTCGGAGTCGGAGGACCCGGAGACGGGGAAGGTCTCGCTCTCGCAGCAGCACATACCGCAGCTACAGCAGGCACAG TCGGTCGTACAGTAGAAGTCCCTCCAGGAGCCGCTCACATCATCGCCACAGGAGGTCCAG